The following coding sequences lie in one Oncorhynchus nerka isolate Pitt River linkage group LG14, Oner_Uvic_2.0, whole genome shotgun sequence genomic window:
- the LOC115140940 gene encoding epithelial discoidin domain-containing receptor 1-like — MAPPPPPSLPSLSPLPIQVHSNNRHTQGVRVFSKVDCQFKPGLLLPWSSPPLSLAVPLEDLKDPSSRPISLPLGGRPAQILRCQFAFADRWMLISEISFYSEPYGEGVDPMDTGSALPAPPVSSATPRPPPPVFPSSVSPALNHNSSNFTSVPSEPPTTNPMMDSTGNSTLSGADFDAVTPGAGLPVAKDDSSNTAILIGCLVGIILLLLTVIAVILWRQYWKKILGKAQGSLSSDELRVHLSVPSDNVVINNTHSYSSRYQRIHTFPDDRERCDGEGEYQEPSALLRPLGQDSTGRDSTALLLNNPAYDLLLSDQRQHGSGSSWPLTVPMARASSSHPQEKSLNNGAQGCGMDLEKGLPPTQEEPPPYPDAPPYPALSPPFPASVPHYAEADIVSLQGVSGNNTYAVPAQTSPSPTAADCTPLPELPRHCLVFKEKLGEGQFGEVHLCEIESPQELPNLEFPFNVRKGRPLLVAVKILRPDASKNARNDFLKEGKILSRLKDPNIIRLLGVCVSSDPLCMVTEYMESGDLNQYLSHRVLLDKTGPTHNTPTISYPALIAMASQIASGMKFLSSLNFVHRDLATRNCLVGGEKGESGGDRGGERPIKIADFGMSRNLYAGDYYRIQGRAVLPIRWMAWECILMGKFTTASDVWAFGVTLWEMLSVCQEQPYSNLTDEQVIDNAGEFFRDHGRQVYLSRPDVCPQGLYDLMLSCWNRDCKLRPSFAHIHSFLTEDAMNMV, encoded by the exons atgg ccccccccccccccccctctcttccctccctctcccccctccccatccAGGTCCACAGTAATAACCGTCACACCCAGGGTGTGAGGGTCTTCAGTAAGGTAGATTGTCAGTTTAAACCTGGCCTCTTACTCCCCTGGTCCTCGCCCCCCCTCTCCCTGGCTGTACCTCTAGAGGACCTGAAGGACCCCTCCTCACGCCCCATCTCCCTGCCCCTGGGGGGTCGCCCCGCCCAGATCTTACGCTGCCAGTTTGCCTTTGCAGACCGATGGATGCTCATCTCTGAGATCTCCTTCTACTCCG agccGTACGGGGAGGGTGTCGACCCCATGGACACGGGCTCTGCTCTTCCTGCTCCTCCGGTCTCCTCCGCtactcctcgtcctcctcctcctgtcttcccctcctCTGTCAGCCCCGCCCTCAACCACAACTCCTCCAACTTCACTAGCGTTCCCTCAG aaccccccaccaccaaccccatGATGGACAGCACGGGTAACAGCACACtgtcag GGGCCGACTTCGATGCTGTGACCCCAGGGGCGGGCCTTCCTGTTGCCAAGGACGACAGCAGCAACACAGCCATCCTGATTGGCTGCCTGGTGGGCATCATCCTGCTGCTATTGACTGTGATCGCTGTCATTCTGTGGAGGCAATACTGGAAGAAGATACTGGGCAAG GCCCAGGGCAGTCTGTCCAGTGACGAGTTGCGTGTCCATCTGTCCGTCCCCTCGGACAACGTGGTGatcaacaacacacacagctactcCAGCCGCTACCAGCGTATACACACTTTCCCTGACGACAGGGAGCGCTGTGACGGAGAGGGAGAGTACCAGGAGCCCAGCGCACTGCTCCGACCACTAGGACAAGACAGCACCGGACGAGACAGCACCG CCTTGCTGTTAAACAACCCAGCCTATGACCTCCtcctgtcagatcagaggcagcatgGCTCAGGCTCCTCGTGGCCCCTAACCGTCCCTATGGCCCGGGCCAGCTCCTCTCACCCTCAGGAGAAGAGCCTCAATAATGGGGCCCAGG gcTGTGGTATGGACTTGGAGAAAGGCTTGCCCCCCACCCAGGAGGAGCCTCCCCCGTACCCCGATGCCCCTCCCTACCCGGCCCTGTCTCCCCCCTTCCCCGCCAGCGTGCCCCACTATGCAGAGGCGGACATTGTTAGCTTGCAGGGCGTCAG TGGTAACAACACGTATGCAGTGCCAGCCCAGACCTCCCCCAGCCCCACTGCAGCAGACTGCACCCCCCTGCCTGAACTGCCCCGACACTGTCTGGTCTTCAAGGAGAAACTGGGAGAAggacagtttggagag GTGCACCTGTGTGAGATTGAGAGCCCTCAGGAACTGCCTAACCTGGAGTTCCCTTTCAACGTGAGGAAAGGACGCCCTCTACTGGTGGCTGTTAAGATACTGCGTCCTGACGCCTCCAAGAACGCCAG gaATGACTTCCTAAAGGAGGGGAAGATTCTGTCTCGTCTGAAGGACCCCAACATCATCCGTCTGTTGGGAGTGTGTGTGAGCAGCGACCCTCTCTGTATGGTCACAGAGTACATGGAAAGTGGAGACCTCAACCAGTACCTCTCACACAGAGTCCTGCTGGACAAGACCGGACCCACACATAACACCCCCACCATCAG TTACCCTGCTCTGATCGCCATGGCCAGTCAGATAGCTTCAGGGATGAAGTTTCTGTCGTCTCTGAACTTCGTGCACCGTGACCTGGCCACAAGAAACTGCCTGGTGGGGGGTGAGAAGGGCGAGAGCGGGGGCGACCGGGGCGGGGAGCGACCCATCAAGATCGCCGACTTTGGGATGAGCAGAAACCTGTACGCTGGAGACTACTACCGCATCCAGGGGCGAGCCGTGCTGCCTATACGATGGATGGCCTGGGAGTGTATACTGATG GGGAAGTTCACCACAGCCAGTGACGTGTGGGCGTTTGGTGTGACTCTGTGGGAGATGCTGAGTGTGTGTCAGGAGCAACCCTACTCCAACCTGACTGATGAACAGGTCATAGACAACGCCGGAGAGTTCTTCAGGGACCACGgaagacag gTGTATCTGAGCAGGCCAGATGTGTGTCCTCAGGGTCTCTATGACCTCATGCTGAGCTGCTGGAACCGGGACTGCAAGCTCCGCCCATCATTTGCCCACATTCACTCCTTCCTCACAGAGGATGCCATGAAcatggtgtag